The following coding sequences lie in one Nocardioides sambongensis genomic window:
- a CDS encoding transporter substrate-binding domain-containing protein, which produces MRRLKFGMAAAALLVAGSTLAGCGDAGEDGDGGVDVSAEDDCDGKFDDGTPMAELADAGSINVGVKYDQPGLGFMDAGSDIPTGFDVEIAKLLVADLCIDPEDTDAVNYEETISDNREPYLESGRVDLVLASYSITDERRQIVGQTGPYMVTGQQILVPADSDVESIADLKGEEVCSAAGSTSLENVNKEGAVGVPAETYGQCAEDVANGTVPAMSTDGSILLGLAAQYDGELKVVGDEFSEERIGVGYSKDEPEMCEWINGVLEESFENGDWEDAFNATLGGDDVEVPEPPALDECQA; this is translated from the coding sequence GCGAGGACGGCGACGGCGGTGTCGATGTCTCCGCCGAGGACGACTGCGACGGCAAGTTCGACGACGGCACCCCGATGGCTGAGCTGGCCGACGCCGGCTCCATCAACGTCGGCGTCAAGTACGACCAGCCCGGTCTCGGCTTCATGGACGCCGGGTCGGACATCCCGACGGGCTTCGACGTGGAGATCGCCAAGCTGCTGGTCGCCGACCTCTGCATCGACCCCGAGGACACCGACGCGGTGAACTACGAGGAGACGATCTCCGACAACCGGGAGCCGTACCTGGAGTCGGGTCGCGTCGACCTCGTGCTGGCGTCGTACTCGATCACCGACGAGCGCCGCCAGATCGTCGGCCAGACCGGTCCCTACATGGTCACCGGCCAGCAGATCCTGGTGCCGGCCGACTCCGACGTGGAGTCGATCGCCGACCTGAAGGGTGAGGAGGTCTGCTCCGCGGCCGGCTCGACATCGCTGGAGAACGTCAACAAGGAGGGTGCGGTCGGCGTCCCGGCCGAGACCTACGGCCAGTGCGCCGAGGACGTCGCCAACGGCACCGTTCCCGCGATGTCCACCGACGGCTCCATCCTGCTCGGCCTCGCCGCCCAGTACGACGGCGAGCTCAAGGTCGTCGGCGACGAGTTCTCCGAGGAGCGGATCGGCGTCGGCTACTCCAAGGACGAGCCCGAGATGTGCGAGTGGATCAACGGCGTGCTCGAGGAGTCCTTCGAGAACGGCGACTGGGAGGACGCGTTCAACGCCACGCTCGGCGGCGACGACGTCGAGGTCCCGGAGCCGCCGGCGCTGGACGAGTGCCAGGCCTGA
- a CDS encoding amino acid ABC transporter permease has product MDVVWENREAILIGFTHTVLLFLIAGIGSLLLGTVIAAMRVGPIGVLRVAAVIYVSLVRNTPLLMVLLLFRYGLPKLNIKFDFVDIVVPTTAGDIRLNNIFTACVIGLSIYTAAFVAEAIRSGINAVPLGQAEAARAIGLPFGGVMREVILPQAFRATVPPLASVQIALIKNTTVAGAVGVVEAFNVMRSMTNNYAGSRIEIFIAFALIFVVLVEVYSFAAHRLERRWRIA; this is encoded by the coding sequence GTGGACGTGGTCTGGGAGAACCGTGAAGCCATCCTGATCGGCTTCACGCACACCGTGCTCCTGTTCCTGATCGCCGGCATCGGTTCGTTGCTGCTCGGCACCGTGATCGCGGCGATGCGGGTCGGCCCGATCGGCGTGCTGCGCGTCGCAGCCGTGATCTACGTCAGCCTGGTGCGGAACACCCCGCTGCTGATGGTCCTGCTGCTGTTCCGCTACGGACTGCCGAAGCTGAACATCAAGTTCGACTTCGTCGACATCGTGGTGCCCACCACTGCCGGCGACATCCGGCTCAACAACATCTTCACCGCCTGTGTGATCGGCCTCAGCATCTACACCGCGGCGTTCGTGGCCGAAGCGATCCGGTCGGGCATCAACGCGGTTCCGCTCGGCCAGGCCGAGGCTGCCCGCGCCATCGGACTCCCCTTCGGCGGCGTGATGCGCGAGGTGATCCTGCCGCAGGCGTTCCGCGCCACCGTCCCGCCGCTGGCCAGCGTCCAGATCGCGCTGATCAAGAACACGACCGTCGCCGGTGCGGTCGGCGTGGTCGAAGCCTTCAACGTGATGCGTTCGATGACCAACAACTACGCGGGCTCGCGGATCGAGATCTTCATCGCGTTCGCCCTGATCTTCGTGGTGCTGGTCGAGGTGTACTCGTTCGCGGCCCACCGACTCGAGCGGAGGTGGAGGATCGCATGA
- a CDS encoding amino acid ABC transporter permease produces the protein MSNNSVLFDTPGPKAAARHRIYTVLAVVVLLGLLAVAVMRLADNNQFEGRKWEPFVSPVYIERFLVDGVLETLKMAVAAIILAVIFGALFGIGKLSEHRPLRWFSWLVVEFWRAVPVLLAMVLVFYVWGIDRGDTGAFWSVVVALMLYNGAVLAEVFRAGINAVPKGQVEAAYALGMRKTAVMMQIQLPQAVKIMLPALISQMVVALKDTSLGYAVAAPGLTNVAKLTYNSPSNGQNIIPTVLVTAGLYIVMNLILTWIATWVQKKFVGEKRIDVAAAAAGQD, from the coding sequence ATGAGCAACAACAGCGTCCTCTTCGACACACCCGGCCCGAAGGCGGCTGCGCGCCACCGGATCTACACGGTTCTCGCCGTCGTCGTCCTGCTCGGTCTGCTCGCGGTCGCCGTGATGCGCCTGGCCGACAACAACCAGTTCGAGGGCCGCAAGTGGGAGCCCTTCGTCAGTCCGGTCTACATCGAGCGGTTCCTGGTGGACGGCGTCCTCGAGACCCTGAAGATGGCGGTCGCGGCGATCATCCTCGCCGTCATCTTCGGCGCACTCTTCGGCATCGGAAAGCTCTCCGAGCACCGCCCGCTTCGGTGGTTCAGCTGGCTGGTCGTCGAGTTCTGGCGAGCAGTGCCGGTGCTGCTGGCAATGGTGCTGGTCTTCTACGTCTGGGGCATCGACCGCGGCGACACCGGTGCCTTCTGGAGCGTGGTCGTCGCGCTCATGCTCTACAACGGAGCCGTGCTGGCCGAGGTGTTCCGCGCGGGCATCAACGCAGTGCCGAAGGGTCAGGTCGAGGCCGCGTACGCCCTCGGCATGCGCAAGACCGCGGTGATGATGCAGATCCAGCTGCCCCAGGCGGTCAAGATCATGCTGCCGGCGCTGATCAGCCAGATGGTGGTCGCGCTCAAGGACACGAGCCTCGGCTACGCGGTGGCCGCGCCGGGACTCACGAACGTGGCGAAGTTGACCTACAACAGTCCGTCCAACGGTCAGAACATCATTCCCACCGTGTTGGTCACCGCCGGTCTCTACATCGTGATGAACCTGATCCTCACCTGGATCGCGACCTGGGTGCAGAAGAAGTTCGTCGGCGAGAAGCGGATCGACGTCGCAGCCGCGGCTGCCGGCCAGGACTAG
- a CDS encoding Ig-like domain-containing protein, which yields MRARIAAATLAVPLSLAALSPLSPLTGAASAAPDPVADGDGWTVATAPGGYEITLELDKPLPVVSDAPTLVVDGETVGIATESADGGSLTVFTADPSVARASSVEAGWTSEAVGPSTAAVTEEVLPAASAAEPLPADPTAPGDYDWTESIYKFGDQSVDLAAIGGIRGELEGKLYLPTTGGERPVVLLLHGRHSYCYGTGASNPNRWPCSSTQLSIPSYLGYDGTARALASHGYSVVSISANAINANDNQLAADQGAQARGQLILDTLDMLGDANAGRTVGYHDDATDADVSLAQALSSGTAALAERAAGFVEAPAALDTVVPADLVGRFDLDHVGMMGHSRGGEGVTSAAVLNTMREKPFGLETILPLAPVDFGRMTVPDVAMNVILPYCDGDVSNQQGQHMLDDSRYAFGDDVLRTGTWAMGANHNFYNTVWTPGVYQYSVSDDWSGSTARRTEPICGTDASVAATSIRMTPQEQYDQGSAYMTAWFRLTLGGEERFLPMFDGTGAVPESLGDEDIRTQATAPSSARTTIADFERTSSLIRPFGGATSTLCASLAGRAVPQVLPACASGAMASSTVPHWTPASNGGNVPATPVTQLSWTTSSGELRVAVPAAKRDVADADHLSVKMAAAESVSTATDLTLSVIDGAGVSWSGLVSETNPQALVRLPTSETSTGTTYLKKLVLQQVMVPTSTIAEAGVDLSDVREVRFTGVDTGAAYLSDLAFESSAVGTATVGAEPVLDVYAPYVDEGDAAGTYDLAVHLDGPATAPVTGYVSLLGSSSTGSRAGAAMEKVTFAPGETCKVVTAALQGDTTASSSSGTSLKASVTNTRGAVMGRSAIVFTTIREDDGVTVGTELPPYGVPGDVCAELASLDETGVVTASDETPLPGDTITLSAAGFRAGEGVTFTAAGIDPVTAVADGTGLAAAELTVPTDVTRGTVEVTATAAATGRSAEGRFAALDATSTALTWAPEAIEIGQPIELTATVSGAEGVEVDGPVEFFDGTESLGTAEAVDGVATLTVPSFRAGTHEVSAVFAATATSQSSTSNAVTFVLSRRQTTLSLSLSASATTYGTGAEGTVTVPDGSGAEVTVSVDGTEETLVLDDEDSATFTLPATLAVGEHTVTAEFAGTDELAPSGRLTAAYAVTKAPTALTVATKDAVKRGKKALVRTKVTGAVAGTPVTGTVKIQVAKGNGAFRTVATRSLNGTAVSARITAPTAKKVPYLRVRAVLGAGDTYTGATSTVVVVALR from the coding sequence ATGCGCGCCAGGATCGCTGCGGCGACCCTGGCCGTGCCGCTCTCCCTGGCCGCCCTCAGCCCCCTCTCCCCGCTGACCGGAGCGGCGAGCGCCGCACCCGACCCGGTCGCCGACGGCGACGGGTGGACCGTCGCCACCGCACCCGGCGGCTACGAGATCACCCTCGAGCTCGACAAGCCGCTGCCCGTCGTCTCCGACGCCCCGACCCTGGTCGTGGACGGGGAGACCGTCGGCATCGCCACCGAGTCGGCGGACGGAGGGTCACTGACCGTGTTCACCGCCGACCCCTCGGTCGCCCGGGCGAGCTCGGTCGAGGCCGGCTGGACCAGCGAGGCCGTCGGCCCGTCCACCGCGGCCGTGACGGAGGAGGTGCTGCCCGCGGCGAGCGCCGCCGAGCCGCTACCGGCCGACCCGACCGCGCCCGGCGACTACGACTGGACGGAGTCGATCTACAAGTTCGGCGACCAGTCGGTCGACCTGGCCGCGATCGGCGGGATCCGGGGCGAGCTCGAGGGCAAGCTCTACCTGCCCACCACCGGCGGGGAGCGCCCGGTCGTCCTGCTGCTGCACGGACGGCACAGCTACTGCTACGGCACCGGCGCCAGCAACCCCAACCGCTGGCCCTGCTCGTCGACCCAGCTCTCCATCCCCAGCTATCTCGGCTACGACGGCACCGCTCGCGCCCTGGCCAGCCACGGCTACTCCGTGGTCTCGATCTCGGCCAACGCGATCAACGCCAACGACAACCAGCTCGCCGCCGACCAGGGCGCTCAGGCCCGCGGTCAGCTCATCCTCGACACCCTCGACATGCTCGGCGACGCCAACGCCGGACGCACCGTCGGCTATCACGACGACGCGACCGACGCCGACGTCAGCCTGGCGCAGGCGCTGAGCAGCGGCACCGCCGCACTCGCCGAGCGAGCGGCCGGCTTCGTCGAGGCACCCGCGGCACTGGACACCGTCGTCCCGGCGGACCTGGTCGGCCGGTTCGACCTCGACCACGTCGGCATGATGGGCCACTCCCGTGGCGGCGAGGGCGTCACCTCCGCCGCCGTGCTCAACACGATGCGCGAGAAGCCCTTCGGGCTGGAGACGATCCTGCCGCTGGCTCCGGTCGACTTCGGCCGGATGACCGTGCCGGACGTGGCGATGAACGTGATCCTCCCCTACTGCGACGGTGACGTGTCCAACCAGCAGGGCCAGCACATGCTGGACGACAGCCGCTACGCGTTCGGTGACGACGTGCTGCGCACCGGCACCTGGGCGATGGGCGCCAACCACAACTTCTACAACACGGTGTGGACCCCCGGCGTCTACCAGTACAGCGTCAGCGACGACTGGAGCGGCTCGACCGCGCGTCGTACCGAGCCGATCTGCGGGACCGACGCCAGCGTCGCCGCGACCTCGATCCGGATGACGCCCCAGGAGCAGTACGACCAGGGCTCGGCGTACATGACCGCCTGGTTCCGCCTGACCCTGGGCGGCGAGGAGCGGTTCCTGCCGATGTTCGACGGCACCGGCGCGGTGCCCGAGAGCCTCGGCGACGAGGACATCCGGACCCAGGCCACCGCGCCGTCCTCCGCGCGCACCACGATCGCCGACTTCGAGCGCACCAGCTCGCTGATCCGGCCCTTCGGCGGCGCCACCTCCACGCTCTGCGCGAGCCTCGCCGGTCGCGCGGTGCCGCAGGTGCTGCCGGCGTGCGCCTCCGGTGCGATGGCGTCCTCGACTGTCCCGCACTGGACCCCGGCCAGCAACGGCGGCAACGTCCCGGCGACCCCGGTCACCCAGCTCTCCTGGACCACGTCCTCGGGCGAGCTGCGGGTGGCCGTCCCCGCCGCCAAGCGCGACGTCGCCGACGCCGACCACCTCTCGGTGAAGATGGCCGCGGCGGAGTCGGTCAGCACGGCGACCGACCTGACCCTGAGCGTCATCGACGGCGCGGGTGTCAGCTGGAGCGGGCTGGTCTCCGAGACCAACCCGCAGGCACTGGTCCGGTTGCCCACCTCGGAGACCTCGACGGGCACGACGTACCTGAAGAAGCTCGTGCTGCAGCAGGTCATGGTGCCGACCTCGACCATCGCCGAGGCCGGCGTGGACCTCTCCGACGTGCGCGAGGTCCGGTTCACCGGGGTCGACACCGGCGCCGCGTACCTCTCCGACCTCGCGTTCGAGAGCTCCGCGGTCGGCACCGCGACCGTCGGCGCCGAGCCCGTGCTCGACGTCTACGCGCCGTACGTCGACGAGGGCGACGCCGCCGGCACCTACGACCTCGCCGTCCACCTCGACGGTCCGGCCACCGCGCCGGTCACCGGCTACGTCTCGCTGCTCGGCTCGTCCTCGACCGGCAGCCGGGCCGGCGCCGCGATGGAGAAGGTCACCTTCGCACCCGGCGAGACCTGCAAGGTGGTCACCGCCGCCCTGCAGGGCGACACCACGGCGAGCAGCTCGTCCGGCACCTCGCTCAAGGCCAGCGTCACCAACACCCGCGGCGCGGTGATGGGGCGGTCCGCGATCGTCTTCACCACCATCCGTGAGGACGACGGCGTCACCGTCGGCACCGAGCTCCCGCCGTACGGCGTGCCCGGCGACGTGTGCGCCGAGCTGGCCTCGCTCGACGAGACCGGCGTGGTCACCGCCAGCGACGAGACCCCGCTGCCCGGCGACACGATCACCCTCTCCGCCGCCGGCTTCCGGGCCGGGGAGGGCGTGACCTTCACCGCCGCCGGCATCGACCCGGTCACCGCCGTCGCCGACGGCACCGGCCTGGCCGCTGCGGAGCTGACCGTGCCCACCGATGTCACCCGGGGAACGGTCGAGGTGACCGCGACCGCGGCAGCGACGGGTCGGTCCGCCGAGGGCCGGTTCGCGGCGCTGGACGCCACCAGCACCGCACTGACCTGGGCGCCCGAGGCGATCGAGATCGGGCAGCCGATCGAGCTCACCGCCACGGTCTCCGGCGCCGAAGGGGTCGAGGTCGACGGGCCCGTCGAGTTCTTCGACGGCACCGAGTCGCTGGGCACCGCGGAGGCGGTGGACGGGGTCGCCACCCTGACCGTGCCGTCGTTCAGGGCGGGCACCCACGAGGTCAGCGCGGTCTTCGCGGCGACCGCGACGTCGCAGTCGTCCACCTCCAACGCGGTCACCTTCGTGCTCAGCCGGCGCCAGACCACGCTGTCGCTCTCGCTGTCGGCGAGCGCGACGACGTACGGCACCGGGGCGGAGGGCACCGTGACCGTCCCCGACGGCAGCGGCGCCGAGGTCACCGTGAGCGTGGACGGGACCGAGGAGACGCTGGTCCTGGACGACGAGGACAGCGCCACCTTCACCCTGCCCGCCACCCTGGCGGTGGGCGAGCACACCGTGACGGCGGAGTTCGCGGGCACCGACGAGCTGGCACCCAGCGGGCGGCTGACCGCCGCCTACGCGGTCACCAAGGCGCCGACGGCGCTCACGGTGGCCACGAAGGACGCGGTCAAGCGCGGCAAGAAGGCGCTGGTCCGGACCAAGGTGACCGGGGCCGTCGCCGGCACCCCGGTGACCGGCACCGTGAAGATCCAGGTCGCGAAGGGCAACGGCGCGTTCCGGACGGTCGCCACGCGGTCGCTGAACGGCACCGCGGTCTCGGCACGGATCACCGCGCCCACGGCGAAGAAGGTCCCCTACCTGCGGGTCCGCGCCGTCCTCGGGGCCGGTGACACCTACACCGGTGCCACCTCGACCGTGGTGGTGGTCGCTCTGCGCTGA
- a CDS encoding hotdog fold domain-containing protein, whose amino-acid sequence MSQVHSLWKTATGLPLIGSSLGKRVFSIAFSQKAPYFATIRPRFTVVEPNHVELVIPKRRGVQNHIGTVHAIALCNGLESAMGALAEVTIAADQRWIPKGMEVAYTAKATTDITCIAETDQAQWDAADGDLPVRVRGVREDGTVVIEGVIKLWVTARR is encoded by the coding sequence ATGAGCCAGGTCCACTCCCTCTGGAAGACCGCCACCGGCCTGCCGCTGATCGGCAGCAGCCTGGGCAAGCGGGTCTTCTCGATCGCGTTCAGCCAGAAGGCGCCCTACTTCGCCACGATCCGCCCGCGGTTCACGGTGGTCGAGCCGAACCACGTCGAGCTGGTCATCCCCAAGCGGCGCGGGGTGCAGAACCACATCGGCACCGTGCACGCGATCGCCCTCTGCAACGGCCTGGAGTCCGCGATGGGCGCGCTGGCCGAGGTGACCATCGCCGCGGACCAGCGCTGGATCCCCAAGGGGATGGAGGTGGCCTACACCGCCAAGGCGACCACCGACATCACCTGCATCGCCGAGACCGACCAGGCGCAGTGGGACGCCGCCGACGGTGACCTGCCGGTGCGGGTGCGCGGGGTCCGGGAGGACGGCACCGTGGTGATCGAGGGCGTCATCAAGCTCTGGGTGACCGCCCGCAGGTGA
- a CDS encoding VOC family protein, which produces MTTMRLHHVQVACPPGGEHDARRFYGEGLGLTEVDKPADLAGRGGCWFRSYDDSGAVVAELHVGVEEPFAPARKAHPALVVPDAAALDALAERLGVAGFEVDTSQRTTLAGYLRFHTFDGAGNRVEVLAGV; this is translated from the coding sequence ATGACCACGATGAGACTGCACCACGTCCAGGTCGCCTGCCCGCCCGGCGGCGAGCACGATGCGCGCCGGTTCTACGGCGAGGGCCTCGGCCTGACCGAGGTGGACAAGCCCGCCGACCTCGCCGGCCGGGGCGGCTGCTGGTTCCGCTCGTACGACGACAGCGGTGCCGTCGTGGCCGAGCTGCACGTCGGTGTGGAGGAGCCGTTCGCGCCGGCACGCAAGGCGCACCCCGCGCTCGTGGTCCCGGATGCGGCGGCCCTCGACGCGCTGGCCGAGCGCCTCGGCGTGGCCGGCTTCGAGGTCGACACCTCGCAGCGCACGACCTTGGCCGGCTACCTGCGCTTCCACACCTTCGACGGTGCCGGCAACCGGGTGGAGGTGCTGGCTGGGGTGTGA
- a CDS encoding methyltransferase domain-containing protein, with protein sequence MSADWDPQRYLTYADERGRPFVDLIARIDADPAEGVASVVDLGCGPGNLTALLARRWPRAGVTGVDSSPEMIARARSEVPGLDFRVADLRDWIADPGRGPVDVLVSNATLQWVPGHLDLLPALVAAVRPGGWLALQVPGNFEQPSHTLLEEVADLPAHREHTRGAARPAAHDAATYLDALAALGCAVDAWETTYLHVLRGEDPVFTWVSGTAARPVLQALPDELRPGFVEAYKARLRASYPMVRVGDEPGVVLPFRRVFAVARVPDHEEEA encoded by the coding sequence ATGAGCGCTGACTGGGACCCCCAGCGCTATCTCACCTACGCCGACGAGCGCGGCCGGCCCTTCGTCGACCTGATCGCCCGGATCGACGCCGACCCGGCCGAGGGGGTGGCGTCGGTCGTCGACCTGGGCTGCGGACCGGGCAACCTGACCGCGCTGCTCGCCCGGCGCTGGCCCCGGGCGGGGGTGACCGGGGTGGACAGCAGCCCGGAGATGATCGCCCGCGCCCGGTCCGAGGTCCCCGGCCTCGACTTCCGCGTCGCCGACCTGCGCGACTGGATCGCCGACCCGGGGCGTGGACCGGTCGACGTGCTGGTCTCCAACGCCACGCTGCAGTGGGTCCCCGGACACCTCGACCTGCTCCCCGCGCTGGTCGCCGCGGTGCGACCGGGCGGGTGGCTCGCCCTCCAGGTCCCGGGCAACTTCGAGCAGCCCAGCCACACGCTGCTGGAGGAGGTCGCGGACCTCCCGGCCCATCGCGAGCACACCCGCGGCGCCGCGCGGCCCGCCGCGCACGACGCCGCCACCTATCTGGATGCTCTCGCCGCGCTCGGCTGCGCCGTCGACGCCTGGGAGACCACCTACCTGCACGTGCTCCGCGGCGAGGACCCGGTCTTCACCTGGGTGAGCGGGACCGCGGCGCGGCCGGTGCTGCAGGCGCTGCCCGACGAGCTGCGCCCCGGGTTCGTCGAGGCGTACAAGGCGCGGTTGCGGGCGTCGTACCCGATGGTGCGGGTGGGGGACGAGCCCGGTGTCGTCCTCCCGTTCCGCCGGGTGTTCGCGGTGGCCCGGGTGCCTGACCACGAGGAGGAAGCATGA
- a CDS encoding alpha/beta fold hydrolase, which yields MDTLVTDLTRVRLTSLTWGDPTDADRPLALLLHGFPDTAHTWRHLGPALAEAGYRAVAPFTRGYAPSTLATDGVYHPAALMSDALALHQRLRGDARAVVVGHDWGAITANGVAALPSNPFGRVVSMAVPPIPALRARPGDAWGLLPRQAAMSWYTLFNQLPVLPERRAERLVAHLWRRWSPGYDAGEDLEHLRASLPPGAHRTAAFGYYRDALRRRTLPAPYDSCAEHWLAAPRGPLLYLHGEDDGCCDVRWAARAEAALPSSAQVAVVAGAGHFLQLERPEIVNARVLEFLSRSAPAEPVRSDSASSEAGDER from the coding sequence ATGGATACGCTCGTGACCGACCTCACGCGGGTCCGGCTGACCAGCCTGACCTGGGGTGATCCGACGGACGCGGATCGCCCCCTCGCGCTGCTGCTGCACGGCTTCCCCGACACCGCGCACACCTGGCGCCACCTCGGGCCGGCGCTCGCCGAGGCCGGCTATCGCGCGGTCGCGCCCTTCACCCGCGGCTACGCACCGAGCACCCTGGCCACCGACGGCGTCTACCACCCGGCGGCCCTGATGTCCGATGCGCTCGCGCTGCACCAGCGTCTGCGCGGGGACGCCCGCGCGGTCGTGGTCGGCCACGACTGGGGCGCGATCACCGCCAACGGCGTGGCCGCGCTGCCGAGCAACCCCTTCGGCCGGGTCGTGTCGATGGCGGTCCCGCCGATCCCCGCGCTGCGGGCGCGGCCCGGTGACGCGTGGGGGCTGCTGCCGCGCCAGGCCGCGATGAGCTGGTACACACTCTTCAACCAGCTCCCCGTGCTCCCCGAACGTCGCGCCGAGCGCTTGGTCGCCCACCTCTGGCGCCGCTGGTCACCCGGGTACGACGCAGGCGAGGACCTCGAGCACCTCCGGGCCAGCCTCCCGCCCGGCGCCCACCGCACGGCCGCCTTCGGCTACTACCGCGACGCGCTCCGCCGTCGCACCCTCCCGGCCCCCTACGACTCCTGTGCCGAGCACTGGCTCGCCGCGCCGCGCGGCCCCCTGCTCTACCTGCACGGCGAGGACGACGGCTGCTGCGACGTCCGGTGGGCGGCCCGCGCGGAGGCCGCGCTGCCCTCATCGGCGCAGGTCGCCGTGGTGGCCGGTGCCGGTCACTTCCTGCAGCTAGAGCGGCCGGAGATCGTGAACGCGCGGGTGCTCGAGTTCCTCTCCCGGTCGGCGCCGGCGGAGCCGGTCCGGTCGGACTCGGCATCGTCGGAGGCCGGCGATGAGCGCTGA
- a CDS encoding MarR family winged helix-turn-helix transcriptional regulator: MRDEVDELIEAWARERADLDLAPVAVFSRISRLAHHLDKARRASFTAHGIESWEFDVLAALRRAGDPYELSPGKLLRETLVTSGTMTNRVDRLVTRGLVERNPDPSDRRGVLVRLTPDGKDAVDGAFSALLTAERDLLAGLPEDDRTALAGLLRQLLAPFGG; the protein is encoded by the coding sequence GTGAGGGACGAGGTCGATGAGCTGATCGAGGCCTGGGCGCGCGAGCGTGCAGACCTGGACCTGGCACCCGTGGCCGTCTTCAGCCGGATCTCCCGGCTGGCGCATCACCTCGACAAGGCCCGCCGAGCCTCCTTCACCGCGCACGGCATCGAGTCCTGGGAGTTCGACGTACTCGCCGCACTGCGCCGCGCCGGCGACCCCTACGAGCTCTCCCCCGGCAAGCTGCTCCGCGAGACGCTGGTGACCAGCGGCACGATGACCAACCGGGTGGACCGGCTGGTCACCCGTGGGCTGGTCGAGCGCAACCCCGACCCCTCGGACCGCCGCGGCGTGCTGGTGCGCCTCACCCCGGACGGCAAGGACGCCGTGGACGGCGCCTTCTCCGCCCTGCTCACCGCCGAGCGCGACCTCCTCGCCGGGCTGCCCGAGGACGACCGCACCGCCCTGGCCGGCCTGCTGCGCCAGCTGCTCGCACCGTTCGGCGGCTGA
- a CDS encoding LysR family transcriptional regulator — MSGIRNIDVHLLATLDHLLRERSVTLAAHRLGVSQPAVSASLARLRRHFDDQLLLRRGGEYALTPLAQTLAERVPGALAELRALLDAEHAFDPATTTREFVLVCSDHVTTVYGSGLVARLREAAPGASVRFVAIGGTGPGGPALADVDGLVLPRASIPDLPSIDLARGAWVLVADPDHPVPAGEEGVAKISARPWVSFRGAGGGHVPPVEYLLSQGVALDLDLLVPDFGSIPFLVRGTPRIGILPRRHAQLLARAAGVAVFEPPVVLPELILTMVWDPSKTPDHGHAWFCELLGREELLAVGDA; from the coding sequence GTGTCCGGCATCCGCAACATCGACGTCCACCTGCTGGCGACGCTGGACCACCTGCTGCGGGAGCGATCCGTCACCCTGGCTGCTCATCGCCTGGGCGTGAGCCAGCCCGCGGTCAGTGCGTCGTTGGCTCGACTGCGCCGCCATTTCGACGACCAGCTGCTGTTGCGCCGTGGAGGTGAGTACGCGCTCACCCCGTTGGCGCAGACACTGGCCGAGCGCGTGCCCGGTGCGCTCGCCGAGCTGCGCGCGCTGCTGGACGCCGAGCACGCGTTCGACCCCGCCACCACGACACGGGAGTTCGTACTGGTCTGTTCCGACCACGTCACCACCGTCTACGGCAGCGGCCTGGTCGCGCGTCTGCGTGAAGCAGCCCCGGGGGCCTCCGTCCGATTCGTCGCGATCGGTGGTACCGGGCCCGGTGGGCCCGCCCTCGCCGACGTCGACGGACTGGTGCTCCCACGTGCCTCGATCCCGGATCTCCCCAGCATCGACCTCGCCCGGGGGGCCTGGGTGCTGGTCGCCGATCCGGACCACCCGGTTCCTGCGGGTGAGGAGGGAGTGGCGAAGATAAGCGCGCGGCCGTGGGTCAGCTTCCGCGGCGCGGGTGGCGGCCACGTGCCGCCGGTCGAATACCTGCTCAGCCAAGGGGTCGCGCTTGACCTGGACCTCCTCGTCCCGGACTTCGGCAGCATCCCGTTCCTAGTGCGGGGGACGCCGAGGATCGGCATCCTTCCCCGACGCCACGCGCAACTGTTGGCCCGGGCCGCGGGCGTGGCGGTCTTCGAGCCCCCGGTCGTGCTTCCGGAGCTGATCCTGACCATGGTCTGGGACCCGTCCAAGACGCCGGATCACGGGCATGCATGGTTCTGCGAGCTGCTCGGCCGGGAGGAGCTGTTGGCGGTCGGAGACGCCTGA
- a CDS encoding LuxR C-terminal-related transcriptional regulator, with protein sequence MDTAPRTCGPHSSPGMLNADDLRLLRYLARGYDGRRLARELGFSEATVQRRVAGVRERLGARTTIQAVVIALRAHLI encoded by the coding sequence ATGGACACCGCCCCCCGCACCTGCGGACCGCACAGCTCCCCGGGGATGCTCAACGCCGACGACCTGCGTCTGCTGCGCTACCTCGCCCGGGGCTACGACGGACGCCGGCTCGCACGCGAACTCGGGTTCTCCGAAGCAACGGTGCAGCGTCGGGTGGCGGGCGTGCGCGAGCGCCTGGGCGCACGCACCACGATCCAGGCCGTGGTGATCGCGCTGCGCGCGCATCTGATCTGA